The Lentzea guizhouensis genome contains a region encoding:
- a CDS encoding ABC transporter permease codes for MRYYARKIAFYLVALWAAVTLNFVIPRLMPGNPVDVLIARLQQRGGSVDPAVRRSYELLLGTGGDRSVFGEYFAYLGNLARGDLGVSVSAFPAPVSEVITASLWWTIVLVGIATLVSFVLGVALGAVVGWRRGTWLDALVPSTTVLAAVPYFWLALLLVALLSSALGWFPLLGGYDVVLSPGWNAEFIGSAVYHGTLPALTIVISSVGGWLLGMRNMMVSAMSEDYVLTARAKGLRDSRVMIRYAARNAVLPSVAGFAISLGFVVAGSIVTEQVFSYPGIGGRLLQAVQNNDYALMQGIFLVITIAVLGANLAVDLLHTLIDPRTRATG; via the coding sequence ATGCGGTACTACGCGCGCAAGATCGCTTTCTACCTGGTCGCGCTGTGGGCGGCGGTGACGTTGAACTTCGTGATCCCGCGGCTCATGCCGGGCAACCCGGTCGACGTGCTGATCGCCCGGCTGCAGCAACGGGGCGGGTCGGTCGACCCGGCCGTGCGCCGCTCCTACGAGCTGCTGCTCGGCACCGGCGGCGACCGGTCGGTGTTCGGCGAGTACTTCGCCTACCTGGGCAACCTCGCCCGCGGTGACCTCGGCGTCTCGGTGAGCGCGTTCCCGGCGCCGGTGTCGGAGGTGATCACGGCGTCGCTCTGGTGGACGATCGTGCTGGTCGGCATCGCGACGCTGGTGTCGTTCGTGCTCGGCGTCGCGCTCGGTGCGGTGGTCGGCTGGCGGCGGGGCACCTGGCTCGACGCGCTGGTGCCGTCGACGACGGTTCTCGCCGCCGTGCCGTACTTCTGGCTCGCCCTGCTGCTGGTGGCGCTGCTGTCGTCGGCGCTGGGCTGGTTCCCGTTGCTCGGCGGCTACGACGTGGTGCTCTCGCCCGGCTGGAACGCCGAGTTCATCGGCTCGGCGGTCTACCACGGCACGCTTCCCGCGCTGACGATCGTGATCTCCTCGGTCGGCGGCTGGCTGTTGGGCATGCGCAACATGATGGTGTCGGCGATGTCCGAGGACTACGTGCTCACCGCACGGGCCAAAGGACTGCGCGACAGCCGGGTGATGATCCGGTACGCGGCGCGCAACGCCGTCCTGCCGTCGGTCGCCGGGTTCGCCATCTCGCTGGGGTTCGTGGTGGCCGGCTCGATCGTCACCGAGCAGGTCTTCTCCTACCCCGGCATCGGCGGCCGGCTGCTGCAAGCGGTGCAGAACAACGACTACGCGCTCATGCAGGGGATCTTCCTGGTGATCACCATCGCGGTGCTGGGGGCGAACCTCGCGGTCGACCTGCTGCACACCCTGATCGATCCGCGCACCCGAGCGACCGGCTGA
- a CDS encoding glycoside hydrolase family 2 protein: MMERQTLHDGWQLSVVAGPAPDSLRGVRVPAVVPGSTHLDLLAAGHVEDPFLDRAEESLRWMHRTEWRYDTVFDASVAPGERADLVFEGLDTIAAVQLNGVLVGTAQNMHRTHRFDVREALADGTNELVVTFGSALTWAQEVEGRLGRRDHAYPHPFNMIRKMACSFGWDWGPDLQTAGIWKPVRLERWHTARLASVRPLVTVDPDGTGRVEVHADVEHADPAARQRLWLRVEVNGQTVEEEVLDERGVVTALVPDAELWWPVGYGDQPRYDVTVSLVASSGTVDESRHRVGFRTITVDVEPDEIGTPFTFVVNGRRIFAKGANWIPDDHFLTRITRDQLARRVDQAVAANMNMLRIWGGGIYESDDFYDVCDERGVLVWQDFLFACGAYPEEEPLWSEVEAEAREQVARLTWRPSLALWNGNNENQWGFADWGWQEQLDGRTWGLRYYTELLPAIVAELDPTRHYAPGSPHSRGEVHPNDAGHGTRHEWEVWNRVDYRHYRDHVPRFCSEFGFQGPPTWSTLTRWVHDEPLTSTSPGFLAHQKAEDGNGKLDRGLAAHLPNPAEFADWHWATQLNQARAVAFGVEHFRSWWPRTAGALVWQLNDCWPATSWAAVDSEERRKPLWYALRHAFAPRLLTVQPRDGRSVLVVVNDHDDEWSGEVRVERQTFAGEVLEKVSVPFTVPARSADTVSLPDVVFTPGDPAREVLVATADAERVVHPFGEDLEVDLDPAPLGARVEPVQGGYRVDVRARSFARDVVLLADRVAPDAVVEEMLVPMLAGESRSFVVRTSVALTDPAVLADPSVLRCANDLGQV, from the coding sequence ATGATGGAGCGCCAGACGTTGCACGACGGGTGGCAGCTGAGCGTGGTCGCGGGACCCGCGCCCGACTCGTTGCGGGGCGTCCGCGTGCCGGCCGTCGTGCCCGGCAGCACGCACCTGGACCTGCTGGCCGCCGGGCACGTCGAGGACCCGTTCCTCGACCGGGCCGAGGAGTCGCTGCGGTGGATGCACCGCACGGAATGGCGGTACGACACGGTGTTCGATGCGTCGGTCGCTCCCGGCGAACGGGCCGACCTGGTGTTCGAGGGGCTCGACACGATCGCCGCGGTGCAGCTGAACGGCGTGCTGGTCGGGACGGCGCAGAACATGCACCGCACGCACCGGTTCGATGTGCGTGAAGCGCTGGCCGACGGCACCAACGAGCTGGTCGTGACGTTCGGCTCCGCGCTTACCTGGGCGCAGGAGGTGGAGGGACGGCTGGGCCGGCGCGACCACGCCTACCCGCACCCGTTCAACATGATCCGCAAGATGGCCTGCTCGTTCGGCTGGGACTGGGGCCCCGACCTGCAGACCGCCGGCATCTGGAAGCCGGTGCGGCTGGAGCGGTGGCACACCGCCAGGCTGGCGTCCGTCCGTCCACTCGTGACGGTCGACCCGGACGGCACCGGCCGGGTCGAGGTGCACGCCGACGTCGAGCACGCCGATCCCGCCGCCCGGCAACGGTTGTGGCTGCGGGTCGAGGTGAACGGGCAGACCGTCGAGGAGGAGGTTCTCGATGAGCGGGGCGTGGTCACCGCGCTGGTCCCGGACGCCGAGCTGTGGTGGCCGGTCGGGTACGGCGACCAGCCGCGCTACGACGTGACCGTGTCGCTGGTGGCGTCGAGCGGAACGGTGGACGAGTCACGGCACCGCGTCGGGTTCCGGACGATCACCGTGGACGTCGAACCGGACGAGATCGGCACCCCGTTCACGTTCGTCGTCAACGGCAGGCGGATCTTCGCCAAGGGCGCCAACTGGATCCCCGACGACCACTTCCTCACCCGGATCACCCGCGACCAGCTCGCCCGCCGGGTCGACCAGGCCGTCGCCGCGAACATGAACATGCTCAGGATCTGGGGCGGCGGGATCTACGAGTCCGACGACTTCTACGACGTCTGTGACGAACGCGGTGTGCTGGTGTGGCAGGACTTCCTGTTCGCCTGCGGCGCCTACCCCGAGGAAGAACCGCTGTGGAGCGAGGTCGAGGCCGAGGCGCGCGAGCAGGTGGCGCGGCTGACCTGGCGGCCGTCGCTGGCGCTGTGGAACGGCAACAACGAGAACCAGTGGGGCTTCGCCGACTGGGGCTGGCAGGAGCAGCTCGACGGCCGGACCTGGGGCCTGCGCTACTACACCGAACTGCTGCCCGCCATCGTCGCCGAGCTGGACCCGACCCGGCACTACGCGCCCGGCAGCCCGCACAGCCGCGGCGAGGTGCACCCCAACGACGCCGGCCACGGCACCCGGCACGAGTGGGAGGTGTGGAACCGGGTCGACTACCGGCACTACCGCGACCACGTGCCGCGGTTCTGCTCGGAGTTCGGCTTCCAGGGCCCGCCCACGTGGTCGACGCTCACCCGCTGGGTCCACGACGAGCCGCTCACGTCGACCTCCCCTGGGTTCCTCGCGCACCAGAAGGCCGAGGACGGCAACGGCAAGCTCGACCGGGGACTGGCCGCCCACCTGCCGAACCCCGCCGAGTTCGCCGACTGGCACTGGGCGACCCAGCTCAACCAGGCCCGCGCGGTGGCGTTCGGGGTCGAGCACTTCCGGTCGTGGTGGCCGCGCACGGCGGGCGCGCTGGTGTGGCAGCTCAACGACTGCTGGCCCGCGACCTCGTGGGCCGCGGTCGACAGCGAGGAACGCCGCAAGCCGCTCTGGTACGCGTTGCGCCACGCCTTCGCGCCCCGGTTGCTGACCGTGCAACCGCGGGACGGCCGGTCGGTGCTCGTCGTGGTGAACGACCACGACGACGAGTGGTCCGGGGAGGTGCGGGTGGAGCGGCAGACGTTCGCCGGCGAGGTGCTGGAGAAGGTGTCCGTCCCGTTCACCGTGCCCGCACGGTCGGCAGACACCGTCTCGCTGCCCGATGTCGTCTTCACGCCGGGAGATCCGGCCCGCGAGGTGCTCGTCGCCACCGCGGACGCCGAACGGGTCGTGCACCCGTTCGGTGAGGACCTGGAAGTGGACCTCGACCCGGCACCGCTCGGCGCGCGCGTGGAGCCGGTGCAGGGCGGATACCGTGTCGACGTGCGCGCCCGTTCGTTCGCCCGTGACGTGGTGCTGCTGGCCGACCGGGTCGCACCGGACGCTGTGGTGGAGGAGATGCTGGTGCCGATGCTCGCCGGTGAGTCCCGGTCGTTCGTGGTGCGGACGTCGGTCGCGCTGACCGATCCGGCCGTGCTGGCGGATCCGTCGGTGTTGCGCTGCGCCAACGACCTCGGGCAGGTCTGA
- a CDS encoding LacI family DNA-binding transcriptional regulator: MRSTSSGAVGLVLARPARLLGTEPFFMEFIAGIEERLTPHDLSLLLHVVPAHDAEITAYRRWASGGLVDAVLLVNRTVVDPRPAVLQEIGLPAVVVGEPSADLDAPSVRTDDAGPVAEALRHLLELGHTRIARITGPAGLLHTAARTSALVDGCREAGLVPTIVEGDYSEEAGAKLTAALLERAEPPTAILYDNDVMAVAGLNTAKERGVSVPGELSLIAWDDSTLCRLATPALTTMSVDVHQFGVAVAESVLELIGGGPVAPRWSPAAALVARDSSAAAR; encoded by the coding sequence ATGCGGTCCACGTCCTCCGGAGCGGTCGGGCTGGTGCTGGCCCGGCCGGCCCGGCTGCTCGGCACCGAGCCGTTCTTCATGGAGTTCATCGCCGGCATCGAGGAACGCCTCACGCCGCACGACCTGTCGTTGCTGCTGCACGTCGTGCCGGCGCACGACGCGGAGATCACCGCGTACCGGCGCTGGGCGAGCGGTGGTCTGGTCGACGCCGTGCTGCTGGTGAACCGGACCGTCGTCGACCCGAGACCCGCTGTGCTGCAGGAGATCGGGCTGCCGGCGGTGGTCGTCGGCGAGCCATCTGCCGACCTGGACGCACCGTCCGTGCGCACCGACGACGCCGGTCCGGTCGCGGAGGCGTTGCGGCACCTGCTGGAGCTCGGCCACACCCGGATCGCCCGGATCACCGGTCCCGCCGGGCTGCTGCACACCGCGGCCAGGACGTCGGCGCTGGTCGACGGGTGCCGGGAGGCGGGGCTGGTGCCGACGATCGTGGAGGGCGACTACTCCGAGGAGGCCGGGGCGAAGCTGACGGCGGCGCTGCTGGAACGCGCCGAGCCGCCCACCGCGATCCTGTACGACAACGACGTGATGGCCGTGGCCGGCCTGAACACGGCGAAGGAGCGTGGCGTCTCGGTGCCGGGCGAGCTCAGCCTGATCGCCTGGGACGACTCGACGTTGTGCCGGCTCGCGACGCCCGCGCTCACGACGATGAGCGTCGACGTGCACCAGTTCGGCGTGGCGGTCGCGGAGTCGGTGCTGGAGCTGATCGGCGGCGGGCCGGTCGCTCCGCGCTGGTCGCCGGCCGCGGCCCTGGTCGCCCGGGACAGCTCGGCCGCTGCTCGCTGA
- a CDS encoding GNAT family N-acetyltransferase yields the protein MTITSDTGLAAEIAGLTNRVYADAEAGLWKDGAARTSEAEVKTLIKAGQIAVEHRNKVIGAVRVQQLNDTTGEFGMLVAAPEARGTGVGRDLVAFAEQWARDNDLSHMQLELLVPQTWKHPVKEFLRDWYTRIGYRVVRTGDLADDYPALVPKLACPCDFLVFHKELVPGA from the coding sequence GTGACCATCACGAGCGACACCGGCCTGGCCGCCGAGATCGCCGGCCTCACCAACCGCGTCTACGCCGACGCCGAGGCCGGGCTCTGGAAGGACGGCGCCGCCAGGACCTCCGAGGCCGAGGTGAAGACCCTCATCAAGGCCGGCCAGATCGCAGTCGAGCACCGGAACAAGGTCATCGGCGCCGTTCGCGTCCAGCAGCTGAACGACACCACCGGCGAGTTCGGCATGCTCGTCGCCGCACCGGAAGCACGCGGCACGGGCGTCGGTCGCGATCTCGTCGCCTTCGCCGAACAGTGGGCGCGCGACAACGACCTGTCCCACATGCAGCTGGAGCTCCTCGTCCCGCAGACGTGGAAGCACCCCGTCAAGGAGTTCCTGCGCGACTGGTACACCCGCATCGGCTACCGGGTCGTGCGCACGGGCGACCTGGCCGACGACTACCCCGCGCTGGTGCCGAAGCTGGCCTGCCCGTGCGACTTCCTCGTCTTCCACAAGGAGCTGGTGCCGGGCGCCTGA
- a CDS encoding ABC transporter ATP-binding protein yields MTAVTTMLRAEDLTKDFPVRTGLRRTTLRAVDRVSFTLEPGRTVALVGESGSGKSTIARMIARLEKPSGGAITVTGPGGQRVPDREYRHRVQMVFQDPFASLNPFHTVEHHLTRPLLLHGRARDHADAVRQAGELLERVTLPRDFARRRPHELSGGQRQRVAIARALAPGAQVVVADEPVSMLDVSIRLGVLKLLARLQREEELAVLYITHDLATARHFSDEILVLHRGRVVERGPSDAVILDAHHPYTKLLAAASPNPDTRGRVLDVRRDVVAQAGAAAAYDHHTGQWAHAVSD; encoded by the coding sequence ATGACCGCTGTGACGACCATGTTGCGGGCCGAGGACCTGACCAAGGACTTCCCGGTGCGGACCGGACTGCGCCGCACGACGTTGCGCGCGGTCGACCGGGTCTCGTTCACCCTCGAACCCGGCCGGACGGTGGCGCTGGTCGGCGAGTCCGGGTCGGGCAAGTCGACGATCGCGCGCATGATCGCGCGGCTGGAGAAGCCGTCCGGCGGTGCCATCACCGTCACCGGTCCGGGCGGGCAGCGGGTGCCGGACCGCGAGTACCGCCACCGGGTGCAGATGGTGTTCCAGGACCCGTTCGCCTCGCTCAACCCGTTCCACACCGTCGAACACCACCTCACCCGCCCGCTGCTGCTGCACGGCCGGGCCCGCGACCACGCCGACGCGGTGCGGCAGGCGGGGGAGCTGCTCGAACGCGTCACCCTGCCGCGCGACTTCGCCCGGCGCCGCCCGCACGAGCTCTCCGGCGGCCAACGGCAACGCGTCGCGATCGCCCGTGCCCTCGCGCCGGGAGCACAGGTCGTCGTGGCCGACGAACCGGTGTCCATGCTGGACGTGTCGATCCGGCTCGGCGTGCTCAAGCTGCTGGCCCGGTTGCAGCGCGAGGAGGAGCTCGCCGTCCTGTACATCACCCACGACCTCGCGACGGCACGGCACTTCTCCGACGAGATCCTCGTGCTGCACCGCGGGCGGGTGGTGGAGCGGGGACCGTCCGACGCGGTGATCCTCGACGCCCACCACCCCTACACGAAGCTGCTCGCCGCGGCCTCCCCGAACCCCGACACCCGCGGCCGCGTGCTCGACGTGCGCCGCGACGTCGTGGCGCAGGCGGGTGCGGCCGCGGCGTACGACCACCACACCGGGCAATGGGCCCACGCGGTTTCCGACTGA
- a CDS encoding dipeptide/oligopeptide/nickel ABC transporter permease/ATP-binding protein encodes MSNSGWGALLPRWSPKLGVGLGLIAVITLFGLVGPLLTGDPNAVRDMGLTPPGGEHLLGTTQTGEDVLAQLTHATRGSLRIGLLVGVLATVLSAFFGVIGAYVGGFTDELFSLFSNVMLVIPGLPLVIVVAGFVPADQRGAWTIAVVLALTSWAASARVLRAQTLSVRNRDYVAAARVAGEKPWRVITVEILPNLLPLVASQFVFAVIAAILGEAGLSFLGLGASNSLTLGTMLFYAQNGFALQLDAWWWFVPPGLVIALFGCGLALVNFSIDEIINPKLRGEPRRTKDTAVPQAPSPERTDDDAVLTVQNLSVVYQGESPVTAVDDVSFTLRRGEVLGVAGESGCGKTTLAYAVNRLHRPPAQVTSGSVVFHDADGTDVDVLALEPEALRAFRWTKLSMVFQGAMNALNPVTTIGAQLDDVLKTHRPAMAKDQRRARCADVLELVGVDPRRLDSFAHELSGGMRQRVMIAMALLLEPQVMIMDEPTTALDVVVQRGILQEILRFRDELGFAVVLITHDLPLLLEISDHVAVMREGRIVEHGTAEQVHRAAAHPYTRELLGSFPSLEGERGAFGREEQGVLR; translated from the coding sequence ATGAGCAACTCCGGATGGGGCGCTCTGCTGCCGCGCTGGTCGCCGAAGCTCGGCGTGGGGCTCGGCCTGATCGCCGTGATCACGTTGTTCGGGCTGGTGGGACCGCTGCTGACCGGCGACCCGAACGCGGTGCGCGACATGGGTCTGACGCCGCCGGGCGGTGAGCACCTGCTGGGCACGACGCAGACCGGGGAGGACGTGCTGGCCCAGCTCACGCACGCCACCCGCGGGTCGTTGCGGATCGGGCTGCTGGTGGGCGTGCTGGCCACGGTGCTGTCGGCGTTCTTCGGCGTGATCGGCGCGTACGTCGGTGGCTTCACCGACGAGCTGTTCTCGTTGTTCTCCAACGTGATGCTGGTGATCCCCGGCCTGCCGCTGGTGATCGTCGTGGCCGGGTTCGTGCCGGCCGACCAGCGCGGTGCGTGGACGATCGCGGTGGTGCTGGCGTTGACGAGCTGGGCGGCCTCGGCACGGGTGCTGCGCGCGCAGACGCTGTCGGTGCGCAACCGCGACTACGTGGCCGCCGCACGGGTCGCGGGCGAGAAGCCGTGGCGGGTGATCACGGTCGAGATCCTGCCGAACCTGTTGCCGCTGGTGGCCTCGCAGTTCGTGTTCGCGGTCATCGCGGCGATCCTCGGCGAGGCCGGGCTGTCGTTCCTCGGGCTCGGTGCGTCGAACTCGCTGACGCTGGGCACGATGTTGTTCTACGCGCAGAACGGGTTCGCGCTGCAGCTCGACGCGTGGTGGTGGTTCGTGCCGCCGGGACTGGTGATCGCGTTGTTCGGGTGCGGGCTCGCGCTGGTGAACTTCAGCATCGACGAGATCATCAACCCGAAGCTGCGCGGCGAACCGCGCCGGACCAAGGACACGGCGGTGCCGCAGGCCCCCTCGCCGGAACGGACCGATGACGACGCGGTGCTGACGGTGCAGAACCTCTCCGTGGTGTACCAGGGGGAGTCGCCGGTCACCGCGGTCGACGACGTGTCGTTCACGTTGCGGCGCGGCGAGGTGCTCGGCGTGGCGGGGGAGTCCGGGTGCGGCAAGACCACGCTGGCCTACGCCGTGAACCGGCTGCACCGCCCGCCCGCGCAGGTCACGTCCGGCTCGGTGGTCTTCCACGACGCCGACGGCACCGACGTCGACGTGCTGGCGCTGGAACCCGAGGCGCTGCGGGCGTTCCGCTGGACCAAGCTGTCGATGGTCTTCCAGGGCGCGATGAACGCGTTGAACCCGGTGACGACCATCGGAGCGCAGCTCGACGACGTCCTCAAGACCCACCGCCCCGCCATGGCGAAGGACCAACGACGTGCGAGGTGTGCGGACGTGCTGGAGCTGGTCGGGGTCGACCCACGCCGGTTGGACTCGTTCGCGCACGAGCTGTCCGGCGGCATGCGGCAGCGCGTGATGATCGCGATGGCGTTGCTGCTCGAACCGCAGGTCATGATCATGGACGAGCCCACGACGGCGCTGGACGTGGTGGTGCAGCGCGGAATTCTGCAGGAGATCCTGCGGTTCCGCGACGAGCTCGGGTTCGCGGTCGTGCTGATCACCCACGACCTGCCACTGCTGCTGGAGATCAGCGACCACGTGGCGGTGATGCGGGAAGGACGGATCGTCGAGCACGGTACCGCGGAACAGGTCCACCGCGCGGCCGCCCACCCGTACACCCGCGAGCTGCTCGGGTCGTTCCCGAGCCTGGAGGGCGAACGCGGTGCGTTCGGCCGGGAGGAGCAGGGGGTGCTGCGATGA
- a CDS encoding cellulase family glycosylhydrolase, whose protein sequence is MKRLLTLLSVLLVGLSVLTAPSVAQPAAGFHVSGGRLYDATGAEFVMRGVNHAHTWYTSRTTQALTDLKALRSNTVRVVLSSGDRWTRNDAADVANVISQCKRNRLICVLEVHDTTGYGEQSGAVSLARAVDYWISVQSAMTGQEAYVILNIGNEPWGNTGASAWTADTKSAISRLRAAGFSHTIMVDAPNWGQDWSFTMRDNAASVFAADPQRNTVFSVHMYGVFDTAAEITDYLGRFVAAGLPIVVGEFGHNHSDGDPDENTIFSYTQAQRLGYLGWSWSGNGGGVEYLDMATEFDASRLTSWGQRIFDGANGIVATSREAAVFGGGSDTTAPTTPGTPVVSGVTGTGASLAWTASTDAVGVTSYQVVRISGGAESALTSVASASAALTNLSPSTSYTVAVYALDAAGNRSGRSPSVTFTTGSAPAGACAVTYRVTGQWQGGFQGDVKVQNTGTAAVNGWALRWTFANGQTVTQMWNATPSQSGAAVTASNVAYNAAIPAGGSVSFGFTGAWNSTNAVPGAFTLNGAACSSV, encoded by the coding sequence ATGAAACGATTACTGACGCTGTTGAGCGTGCTGCTCGTCGGCTTGTCGGTGCTCACGGCTCCTTCGGTCGCGCAGCCCGCCGCCGGGTTCCACGTCAGCGGCGGGAGGTTGTACGACGCGACCGGCGCGGAGTTCGTGATGCGCGGGGTCAACCACGCGCACACCTGGTACACCTCACGCACAACGCAGGCGCTGACCGACCTGAAAGCGTTGCGCTCCAACACCGTGCGCGTCGTGTTGTCCAGTGGCGACCGGTGGACCCGCAACGACGCTGCTGACGTCGCGAACGTCATCAGCCAGTGCAAGCGCAACCGGCTGATCTGCGTGCTGGAGGTGCACGACACCACTGGCTACGGCGAGCAGAGCGGTGCCGTGAGCCTGGCCCGCGCGGTCGACTACTGGATCAGCGTGCAGAGCGCGATGACCGGCCAGGAGGCCTACGTCATCCTCAACATCGGCAACGAGCCGTGGGGCAACACCGGCGCGTCGGCCTGGACCGCCGACACGAAGTCCGCGATCAGCCGCCTGCGCGCGGCCGGGTTCAGCCACACGATCATGGTGGACGCCCCGAACTGGGGCCAGGACTGGTCGTTCACCATGCGCGACAACGCGGCCTCGGTGTTCGCCGCCGACCCGCAGCGCAACACCGTGTTCTCCGTGCACATGTACGGCGTGTTCGACACGGCGGCCGAGATCACCGACTACCTGGGCCGGTTCGTCGCGGCGGGACTGCCGATCGTGGTGGGGGAGTTCGGCCACAACCACTCCGACGGCGACCCGGACGAGAACACGATCTTCTCCTACACGCAGGCGCAGCGGCTGGGTTACCTCGGCTGGTCGTGGAGCGGCAACGGCGGCGGTGTCGAGTACCTGGACATGGCCACCGAGTTCGACGCGTCCCGGTTGACCAGCTGGGGGCAGCGGATCTTCGACGGTGCCAACGGGATCGTGGCGACCTCGCGCGAGGCGGCGGTGTTCGGCGGCGGCTCGGACACCACGGCTCCCACGACGCCCGGGACGCCTGTCGTGTCCGGTGTGACGGGCACGGGCGCGTCGCTGGCGTGGACGGCGTCGACCGACGCGGTCGGGGTGACCTCGTACCAGGTCGTGCGGATCTCCGGCGGGGCGGAGTCGGCGCTGACCAGTGTCGCCAGTGCTTCGGCTGCTCTGACGAACCTCAGCCCGTCCACCTCGTACACGGTGGCGGTGTACGCGTTGGACGCGGCGGGGAACCGTTCCGGGCGATCGCCGTCGGTCACGTTCACCACCGGTAGCGCGCCTGCTGGGGCGTGCGCGGTCACGTACCGGGTCACCGGGCAGTGGCAGGGCGGGTTCCAGGGCGACGTGAAGGTGCAGAACACCGGCACGGCGGCCGTGAACGGCTGGGCGTTGCGCTGGACGTTCGCGAACGGCCAGACGGTGACGCAGATGTGGAACGCCACGCCGAGCCAGTCCGGTGCGGCGGTGACCGCGTCGAACGTGGCCTACAACGCGGCGATCCCCGCCGGTGGGTCGGTGTCCTTCGGGTTCACCGGTGCGTGGAACAGCACCAACGCGGTGCCGGGCGCGTTCACGTTGAACGGCGCGGCCTGCTCGTCGGTGTGA